Proteins encoded together in one Neobacillus sp. FSL H8-0543 window:
- a CDS encoding divergent PAP2 family protein produces the protein MNKGVYLALSSICLAQGLKIPIHYYKKKEWRPELFFQTGGMPSSHSAGVSTLTTYIALQRGLPTFDFALSLVYGLIVMYDAQGIRRQTGELTLKVNSMNELIDKIHKDETVKFEQEAPKKLKEMLGHQPEEVIGGALLGATIGMIGHLCTERSRKLSNFSVRFDRGWL, from the coding sequence ATGAATAAAGGTGTTTATTTGGCGCTATCAAGCATTTGCTTAGCACAAGGATTAAAAATCCCGATTCATTATTATAAAAAGAAAGAATGGCGACCTGAGTTATTTTTTCAAACAGGCGGGATGCCGAGCTCCCATTCTGCAGGAGTGTCAACTTTAACAACATATATTGCCTTACAAAGGGGATTACCGACTTTTGATTTTGCTTTATCACTTGTTTATGGATTAATCGTCATGTATGATGCACAAGGGATCAGGAGGCAAACAGGAGAACTCACCCTAAAAGTCAATTCCATGAATGAATTAATTGATAAAATCCATAAGGATGAAACGGTCAAATTTGAACAAGAAGCTCCCAAAAAATTAAAGGAAATGCTGGGACATCAGCCAGAAGAAGTCATTGGTGGAGCGCTGCTAGGGGCTACTATTGGAATGATTGGCCATCTTTGCACAGAAAGGAGTAGAAAATTGTCGAATTTTAGCGTAAGATTTGATAGAGGTTGGTTATAA
- a CDS encoding YheC/YheD family protein, whose protein sequence is MIHNLSLFKDVMDLQGIGLLHLRKNPADVKKAYPFAAVAKMEGIHFFYFSFNNVDFENMKINGWIYEEGNWIQKQVDFPAVVINSCNPKTENQTKILRRLKKHTILTSFPVGNKMKVYKKVKKAKVFASYLIPSTTLLKSEELISFLKNQSRAVIKPLSGNHGKKVFFIEKTEEQYKITEGFNIMYFKEKELNRYFRPIIKVQKFLLQPFIECKTKNGLTYDFRLHVQKNGIGKWEITLIYPRISGNMKMISNISSGGYRGELDSFLKDEFQDDWRKVKESLEEFSLTFSAHFDTLYEHSFDELGIDVAIDANQRLWLFEVNWRPGSKNREFDVAKRLIPYCKYLINE, encoded by the coding sequence GTGATTCATAACTTGAGTCTTTTCAAGGATGTGATGGATTTGCAAGGTATCGGTTTGCTCCACCTCCGGAAAAATCCTGCAGATGTAAAAAAGGCGTATCCCTTTGCAGCTGTTGCGAAAATGGAGGGAATACACTTTTTTTATTTTTCATTTAATAATGTGGACTTTGAAAACATGAAGATTAATGGCTGGATATATGAGGAAGGAAATTGGATTCAAAAACAAGTAGATTTTCCTGCTGTTGTGATAAACAGCTGCAATCCCAAAACGGAGAACCAGACAAAAATTTTAAGAAGGTTAAAAAAACATACGATTTTAACAAGTTTTCCTGTTGGGAACAAAATGAAGGTATATAAAAAAGTTAAAAAAGCAAAAGTGTTTGCCTCTTATCTAATCCCTTCTACTACACTACTCAAGTCAGAAGAACTTATTTCATTTCTAAAAAATCAGTCCAGAGCGGTAATAAAACCTTTATCTGGAAATCATGGAAAAAAGGTGTTTTTTATTGAGAAAACAGAGGAGCAATATAAAATAACTGAAGGATTCAACATCATGTACTTTAAAGAAAAAGAACTTAATAGATATTTTCGGCCAATTATTAAGGTGCAAAAATTTTTGTTGCAGCCTTTCATTGAATGTAAGACGAAAAATGGTTTAACATATGATTTTCGTTTACATGTTCAAAAAAATGGCATAGGGAAGTGGGAAATCACCTTAATTTATCCTCGAATAAGCGGAAACATGAAAATGATCAGTAATATAAGCAGTGGAGGCTACCGAGGGGAATTAGACTCCTTTTTAAAAGATGAATTTCAGGATGATTGGAGAAAGGTAAAGGAAAGTCTTGAGGAATTTTCTTTAACCTTTTCTGCTCATTTTGATACTTTATATGAACATTCCTTTGACGAGCTTGGTATAGACGTAGCTATTGATGCAAACCAAAGACTGTGGTTATTTGAAGTAAATTGGAGACCTGGTTCAAAAAACAGGGAATTTGACGTTGCGAAACGCCTTATTCCTTATTGTAAGTATCTAATAAATGAATGA
- a CDS encoding DUF6123 family protein, whose product MRTVDQYLNYLEEKGFKFQDDAIGFIYFGKHSTNASDVLTTTAIELTLKVQKSFDGSFYMSLLETLKTNQIRTRSGAIKFAKQRDFFAV is encoded by the coding sequence GTGCGTACAGTTGATCAGTACTTGAACTACTTGGAAGAAAAAGGATTTAAATTCCAAGATGATGCAATTGGCTTTATTTACTTCGGTAAACATTCCACGAATGCTTCTGATGTTTTGACGACAACTGCAATAGAGCTTACATTAAAAGTACAAAAAAGCTTTGATGGCAGTTTTTATATGTCATTGTTAGAGACATTAAAAACAAACCAAATAAGAACACGAAGTGGTGCCATTAAGTTCGCAAAGCAAAGAGATTTCTTTGCGGTATAG
- the sspL gene encoding small, acid-soluble spore protein L → MGENKYRQTNRGTKAPSVTPQGYGQDAEFAEEPKSKLENAAKKKNTK, encoded by the coding sequence ATGGGAGAAAATAAATATCGTCAAACCAATCGCGGCACGAAGGCTCCTAGTGTGACTCCACAAGGATATGGACAAGATGCCGAGTTCGCTGAAGAGCCAAAAAGCAAACTAGAAAATGCAGCTAAGAAGAAAAATACAAAATAA